A portion of the Equus quagga isolate Etosha38 chromosome 17, UCLA_HA_Equagga_1.0, whole genome shotgun sequence genome contains these proteins:
- the MRPL16 gene encoding 39S ribosomal protein L16, mitochondrial, which translates to MWRLLARARAPLLRVPLSDSWASPPASAGLKTLLPVPTFEDVSIPEKPKLRFVERVPLVPKVRREPKNLRDIRGPSTEATEFTEGNFAILALGGGYLHWGHFEMMRLTINRSMDPKNMFALWRVPAPFKPITRKGMGQRMGGGKGAIDHYVTPVKTGRLIVEMGGRCEFKEVQGFLDQVAHKLPFPAKAVSRETLEKMRKDQEERERNNQNPWTFERIATANMLGIRKVLSPYDLTQKGRYWGKFYMPERV; encoded by the exons ATGTGGCGGCTGCTGGCTCGGGCCCGTGCGCCCCTCCTGCGCGTGCCTTTATCAG ATTCTTGGGCCTCTCCGCCCGCCAGTGCTGGCCTAAAGACGCTGCTCCCGGTGCCAACTTTTGAGG ATGTTTCCATTCCTGAAAAGCCCAAGCTTAGATTTGTTGAAAGGGTACCACTTGTGCCAAAAGTGAGAAGAGAACCTAAAAACTTGCGTGACATACGAGGACCTTCCACTGAAGCTACTGAGTTCACAGAAGGCAATTTTGCAATCTTG GCACTGGGTGGTGGTTACCTCCATTGGGGCCATTTTGAAATGATGCGCCTGACAATCAACCGCTCTATGGACCCCAAGAACATGTTTGCCTTGTGGCGGGTACCGGCCCCTTTCAAGCCCATCACCCGCAAGGGTATGGGACAGCGCATGGGGGGAGGCAAAGGTGCCATTGATCACTACGTGACTCCCGTGAAGACTGGCCGCCTCATAGTAGAGATGGGTGGGCGCTGTGAATTCAAGGAGGTACAAGGTTTTCTCGACCAGGTTGCCCACAAGTTGCCCTTCCCAGCAAAGGCTGTGAGCCGTGAGACTCTAGAGAAGATGCGGAAAGATCAAGAGGAACGAGAACGTAATAACCAAAACCCCTGGACCTTTGAGCGCATAGCCACTGCCAACATGCTGGGGATACGGAAAGTACTGAGCCCATATGACTTGACCCAGAAGGGGCGATACTGGGGCAAATTCTACATGCCCGAACGTGTGTAG